Proteins co-encoded in one Anguilla anguilla isolate fAngAng1 chromosome 16, fAngAng1.pri, whole genome shotgun sequence genomic window:
- the LOC118215423 gene encoding ras-related protein R-Ras2-like isoform X2 — translation MREQYMRTGEGFLLVFSVTDRGSFEEIYKFQRQILRVKDRDEFPMILVGNKADLELQRQVTQEEGQQLARQLKVTYMEASAKIRMNVDQAFQELVRVIRKFQEQECPPSPEPTRRDQDKSGCHCVIV, via the exons ATGAGAGAACAATATATGAGGACGGGGGAGGGCTTCCTTCTGGTCTTCTCCGTCACCGACAGAGGAAG TTTCGAAGAAATCTACAAGTTCCAGAGGCAGATCCTTCGGGTGAAGGACCGAGATGAGTTTCCCATGATCCTCGTGGGCAACAAGGCGGACCTGGAGCTGCAGAGGCAG GTGACCCAGGAGGAGGGCCAGCAGCTCGCCAGACAGCTCAAAGTCACCTACATGGAGGCTTCTGCCAAGATCCGCATGAACGTGGACCAGGCCTTCCAGGAGCTGGTCAGAGTAATAAG AAAGTTCCAGGAGCAGGAGTGCCCGCCGTCACCGGAGCCCACGCGCAGGGACCAGGACAAGAGCGGCTGCCACTGCGTGATCGTCTga